In Bacteroidota bacterium, the sequence TAACTCAAAAACAATTCCTGCAGCAAAACATATGCTGGATATATTGGAAATATAGGAGCTCAGATTAATTAAATTATTTACTGAATTACTAACATTGTAACGGCCCAGAAAATTAATGGAAAGCGGAACAATCAGAAAATAACCTATTAAAACACCAATAAAGAAAAGGAGATTAATGGCCAATACAGAATATCCAGCAGCTTTTTGTTCCTTGTTGTATAATGCTGGCCTAACAAACCTCCAAACTTCGTAAATAACATAGGGAAAGGATATAAGAAAGCCACCTATCATGGAAATTCTGATATGGGTAAGAAACTGGCCTGCCATTGTCGTATTAATTATTTCCAGAGGGAAAGAATTAATACATAAAATATCTTTACCCAATGAGTTTCCAAGCCTGCATAATAATTCATTGGTAATAAAGGAAGGATCTTTTGGGCCAAGTATGATAACTTCAAATACAATGCGCTTAAAAAGGAAAGCAACTATGGCAAAAAACAAGACAACTACTACAGAGCGGAACAAATGCCATCGAAGTTCTTCTAAATGGTCAAAAAAATTCATTTCTTTAACTTCTTCAATATCGCTATTAAGCTCTTTTCTCATGGCACAAAAATAAAGAATTCCAAGTCATGATTAAAATTAAATCATTTCAAAATGGATTAATGTATATTTACTCTTTATCTGATTAAATGATTGCATTAAATGGATCAAACTAGGGAAAATATAGTTGAGGCCGGAATTATTATCATAGGAAATGAAGTTCTTAGTGGAGAAACTCTGGATACGAATTCTCAATATATTGGAAAAAAATTAAATGAACTTGGGATTTTAGTTCGAAGAAAAATAAGTATTCCTGATCGTCATGAAGATATTATAGATGCCATCAATCAGTTAAGTGCGTGTTGCCGCGTATTAATCGTTTCAGGTGGACTCGGACCCACCAATGATGATATCACTAAAAAGACATTAGCAACTTATTATCAGTCAGAATTAGTGTTTGATAAAGAAGTTTTTAGAGAAATAGAGAGATTATTAAAGCATAGGGTTTCCGTTATTTCCGAAGTTCATCGAAATCAAGCATACATACCTGCCTGTGCCAAGGTGTTGAGCAATAATTTGGGAACAGCTTCCGGATTATTGTTTGAAGAGAATGGTCATATTCTTATTGCGCTCCCTGGCGTACCCTATGAACTCAGAGGACTTATGGATA encodes:
- the tatC gene encoding twin-arginine translocase subunit TatC, whose product is MRKELNSDIEEVKEMNFFDHLEELRWHLFRSVVVVLFFAIVAFLFKRIVFEVIILGPKDPSFITNELLCRLGNSLGKDILCINSFPLEIINTTMAGQFLTHIRISMIGGFLISFPYVIYEVWRFVRPALYNKEQKAAGYSVLAINLLFFIGVLIGYFLIVPLSINFLGRYNVSNSVNNLINLSSYISNISSICFAAGIVFELPVLTFFLSKIGVVTPQFMRKYRKHAFVVILILSSILTPPDVMSQVLIALPLVLLYEISIRISKSVMNKKAKEALD
- a CDS encoding competence/damage-inducible protein A, whose amino-acid sequence is MDQTRENIVEAGIIIIGNEVLSGETLDTNSQYIGKKLNELGILVRRKISIPDRHEDIIDAINQLSACCRVLIVSGGLGPTNDDITKKTLATYYQSELVFDKEVFREIERLLKHRVSVISEVHRNQAYIPACAKVLSNNLGTASGLLFEENGHILIALPGVPYELRGLMDNKVYPFLKNLVTNQGQT